The following proteins are encoded in a genomic region of Mycoplasma sp. NEAQ87857:
- a CDS encoding sugar-phosphate nucleotidyltransferase has translation MSLVNKWTNLKKNDECYTPYQWVKYLIRKFEQDNLINKSMTIWCPFDVKESFFVQVLLENGYKVVYSHINDGRDFYEYEPEEYDVIISNPPFYNKANLLKRIKELRNGDQTKWFLLMGNHYANTGSFNELFCSFAKPQILHFKQRMRFVKAFDKDLFFEKENKYPAFATLGLANNFFNKDVCFYKGVNTKGIELD, from the coding sequence ATGAGTCTAGTAAATAAATGAACTAATTTAAAGAAAAATGATGAGTGCTATACACCTTATCAATGAGTTAAATATTTAATTAGAAAGTTTGAACAAGATAATTTAATTAATAAATCAATGACTATCTGATGTCCTTTTGATGTCAAAGAAAGTTTCTTTGTTCAAGTATTATTAGAAAATGGTTATAAAGTAGTTTATTCTCATATTAATGATGGTAGAGATTTTTATGAATATGAACCTGAAGAATATGATGTTATTATCTCTAATCCACCATTTTATAATAAAGCTAATTTATTAAAACGAATTAAAGAATTAAGAAATGGTGATCAAACAAAGTGATTTTTATTAATGGGTAATCATTATGCTAATACAGGTAGCTTTAATGAACTATTTTGTAGTTTTGCTAAACCACAAATTCTTCACTTTAAACAAAGAATGAGATTTGTCAAAGCATTTGATAAAGATTTATTTTTTGAAAAAGAAAATAAATATCCAGCATTTGCTACTTTAGGATTAGCAAATAACTTCTTTAATAAAGATGTTTGCTTTTATAAAGGAGTAAATACTAAAGGAATTGAACTTGATTAA
- a CDS encoding DNA methyltransferase: MIIWCLYDDGAMSYYQAIKQYKKGVYSLHLGLQNKVIKSPNASYIKIDLSLNNPNLLEKLEQLPAPDIILASPPCESWSVADGHSRQINLVDNEFKLNNYSFYQMYNKIMKPKRQRSFIQKQTKRILGESTITQTINIIQHFKPKIWIIENPRNSLMWNYIESFLGFNGIKNKTYYSNYDLNFSQKPTIFYSNIELNLKYDFSIKGNKNFYNSGNYESRSKIPKDLIIDIIKQCQNKLENYESSK; the protein is encoded by the coding sequence ATGATTATTTGATGTTTATATGATGATGGAGCAATGAGTTATTATCAAGCAATTAAACAATATAAAAAAGGTGTATATTCTTTACATTTAGGATTACAAAATAAAGTAATCAAAAGTCCTAATGCTTCATATATCAAGATTGATTTAAGTTTAAATAACCCTAATTTATTAGAGAAATTAGAACAATTACCTGCTCCTGATATTATTTTAGCTTCTCCACCTTGTGAATCTTGAAGTGTTGCAGATGGTCATTCTAGACAAATTAATTTAGTAGATAATGAATTTAAGTTAAATAATTATAGTTTTTATCAAATGTATAACAAAATTATGAAACCTAAACGACAACGTAGTTTTATTCAAAAGCAAACTAAAAGAATTTTAGGAGAAAGCACTATTACTCAAACAATTAATATTATTCAACACTTTAAACCTAAGATTTGAATAATAGAAAACCCAAGAAACAGCTTAATGTGAAACTATATTGAAAGTTTCTTAGGATTCAATGGAATTAAAAATAAAACTTATTATTCAAATTATGATTTAAATTTTAGCCAAAAACCAACTATTTTTTATTCAAATATTGAATTAAATCTTAAATATGACTTTTCAATCAAAGGTAATAAAAACTTTTACAATAGTGGGAATTATGAATCACGAAGCAAAATCCCTAAAGATTTAATTATTGACATTATTAAACAATGTCAAAACAAATTGGAGAATTATGAGTCTAGTAAATAA
- a CDS encoding MAGa7180 family putative nuclease, with amino-acid sequence MKRKYFNNRDYIVDLNNNVIILLEPLLKDLQSDNLFLKYKKIGGSTIGNILFPNDPYKSQFAAFCHIARLKLPVLNTKYIDAGKILEPKIFDYFKQKTLANLLPNQNLSILSFDAKDYNYNYFADSNYSFLVGVPDGLILEQDCILEIKTANSSKLNQPLDRSYLTQASLYAYLNNNDNYKLIVLYLEPGDYNAPNLVSIDTHMLKIFDFKVDKSLVEQQIQTIEKWYSKYTNTNISPKFDLTKDKDQIEYLLCNNEQEWIALLDKWKSTNKASKSIQP; translated from the coding sequence ATGAAGCGAAAATATTTCAATAATAGAGATTACATTGTTGATTTAAACAACAATGTAATTATTCTTCTAGAACCTTTATTAAAAGACCTTCAAAGTGATAATTTATTTTTAAAATATAAAAAAATTGGTGGTAGTACTATTGGAAATATATTATTTCCCAATGATCCATATAAATCACAATTTGCAGCCTTTTGTCATATAGCAAGATTAAAATTACCTGTTTTAAATACTAAATACATTGATGCAGGAAAGATTTTAGAACCTAAAATCTTTGATTATTTTAAACAAAAGACTTTAGCTAATTTATTGCCTAATCAAAACTTAAGTATTTTAAGTTTTGATGCTAAAGATTATAACTATAACTATTTTGCTGATTCTAATTACTCTTTTTTAGTAGGAGTACCTGATGGTTTAATCTTAGAACAAGATTGTATTTTAGAAATTAAAACAGCTAATAGTTCAAAACTTAATCAACCTTTAGATAGAAGCTATTTAACTCAAGCATCTTTATATGCTTATTTAAATAATAATGATAACTATAAATTAATTGTTTTATACCTTGAACCTGGTGATTACAATGCTCCAAATCTAGTTTCAATTGATACTCATATGCTTAAAATATTTGATTTTAAAGTCGATAAATCTTTAGTAGAGCAGCAAATTCAAACTATTGAAAAATGATACTCTAAATACACTAATACTAACATTTCTCCTAAGTTTGATTTAACTAAAGATAAAGACCAAATTGAGTATTTATTATGCAATAACGAACAAGAATGAATTGCTTTATTAGACAAATGAAAAAGCACTAATAAGGCTTCAAAATCAATTCAACCATAA
- the ruvA gene encoding Holliday junction branch migration protein RuvA, translating to MILYRKGKITYINKNFITFDTYATGYSVYVADANRFNVSAPEDKNITLYWYEDDQRVCGFKDYKERLLFIDLISIKNIGVKTAMVILEQGWEKIANYIAKKDIKTLSSIQYIDEKTASLICLELSSKWSNILKNSATNGEVFNEAKIFQ from the coding sequence ATGATTTTATATCGCAAAGGTAAAATTACCTACATTAATAAAAACTTTATTACATTTGATACTTATGCTACAGGTTATTCAGTTTATGTAGCAGATGCTAATAGATTTAATGTTTCAGCTCCTGAAGATAAAAATATCACTTTATATTGATATGAAGATGACCAAAGAGTTTGTGGATTTAAAGATTATAAAGAACGTTTATTATTTATTGATTTAATTTCAATTAAAAATATTGGTGTTAAAACTGCTATGGTGATTTTAGAGCAAGGATGAGAAAAAATAGCAAATTATATTGCTAAAAAAGACATTAAAACATTAAGTTCAATTCAATACATTGATGAAAAAACAGCTTCATTAATTTGTCTTGAACTATCTTCAAAATGATCAAATATTTTAAAAAATTCAGCAACTAATGGAGAAGTTTTTAATGAAGCGAAAATATTTCAATAA